A single genomic interval of Buteo buteo chromosome 20, bButBut1.hap1.1, whole genome shotgun sequence harbors:
- the BLOC1S5 gene encoding biogenesis of lysosome-related organelles complex 1 subunit 5 — protein MSGAGPASPNRSGSAPPPGDRKREALGAGSPIQPIIKDVGEIYSRLLDHRPVIQGEIRYFVKEFEEKRGLRELRVLENLKNTIFETNEHVLPKCEQAMHDNLNEAFKRLQAANNMIHRLQEREREERKLQADKLMACEEKRIAHWEEFMKEQQNKQAEVDEEHRKAMERLKEQYSEMEKELTKYVSF, from the exons ATGAGCGGGGCTGGCCCCGCGTCCCCCAACCGGAGCGGgtcggccccgccgcccggcgaTAGGAAGCGGGAGGCGCTGGGCGCCGGCTCCCCGATTCAGCCCATCATAAAGG ATGTTGGGGAAATCTATTCAAGACTACTGGATCACAGACCAGTAATTCAGGGAGAAATACGTTACTTTGTTAAAGAATTTGAA GAAAAACGTGGCCTCCGAGAACTACGAGTACTTGAAAATCTAAAGAACACAATCTTTGAAACGAATGAACACGTTCTTCCTAAGTGTGAGCAGGCAATGCATGACAATTTGAATGAAGCATTCAAGAGAT TGCAAGCTGCCAACAATATGATCCATAGACTCCAAGAGAGGGAGCGTGAAGAGAGGAAG CTTCAGGCGGACAAGCTGATGGCTTGTGAAGAGAAGCGCATTGCCCACTGGGAGGAATTCatgaaagaacaacaaaacaaacaagcagaggTGGATGAAGAGCACAGAAAAGCTATGGAGCGCCTCAAAGAACAGTATTCTGAGATGGAGAAGGAACTGACcaaatatgtttctttttaa